One segment of Cottoperca gobio chromosome 24, fCotGob3.1, whole genome shotgun sequence DNA contains the following:
- the cipcb gene encoding CLOCK-interacting pacemaker — MSTKRKAEHHSRAANRPRIIKSGGSRADSERDSGFSDASSEHMSTMDITDSENSPRPVVQQGLQTSGSGPQSSQLAVVGGSYSSLSPMIIMNNVLLNQPGDNPAALKPWGFSPTVEVVQPVVQQPQVVFLRPVVSRQTSPVSKEASSRHRRPKKYLPILKSYPKIAPHPGDSASSSGRGTASSFSSTTSSSSSSWSERGRSLTTNQRQHCLREKQKRNLCGGTSNSGSTTPSLPATPITTSPLLQRRLSLPTTETSSSPARERPSSAVSQAEFSTSLSVKHTNSPVSRAVTQEKSSSREGNHSDNDADAKRKRFCNTYNILSKSGLLDIALRTKELNRQNRRTQNDLDQLKEHTDLFLQALYSGDTSICVKLQASLPVEDGEKDRAAQTSLKAD, encoded by the exons ATGAGCACCAAGAGGAAAGCAGAGCATCACTCCAGGGCAGCAAACAGACCACGTATCATAAAGTCTGGAGGCTCCCGGGCTGATTCGGAGAGAGACTCTGGATTCTCAG ATGCAAGCTCGGAGCACATGAGCACAATGGACATCACAGACTCTGAGAATTCACCCCGTCCTGTAGTTCAGCAGGGACTGCAGACTTCTGGCTCGGGGCCCCAGTCCTCTCAGTTGGCTGTAGTCGGAGGCTCCTACTCTAGCCTCTCTCCCATGATCATCATGAACAATGTCCTCCTCAATCAG CCTGGAGATAATCCCGCTGCTCTGAAGCCCTGGGGGTTTAGTCCCACAGTGGAGGTGGTTCAGCCGGTGGTCCAGCAGCCTCAGGTTGTCTTCCTTCGACCTGTGGTCTCTCGTCAAACTTCCCCTGTTTCCAAAGAGGCCTCCTCTAGACACAGACGCCCTAAGAAGTATCTTCCAATCCTGAAATCCTACCCCAAGATTGCTCCACATCCTGGAGACAGCGCCAGTTCATCGGGGAGAGGAACTGCTTCATCATTTTCCTCCACAacctcctcgtcctcttcttCTTGGTCAGAGAGGGGTAGAAGTTTGACCACCAACCAACGGCAACACTGtctgagagagaagcagaagagaaaTCTGTGTGGTGGTACTAGTAACTCTGGCTCAACCACTCCCAGTCTTCCTGCTACCCCCATCACCACGTCGCCTCTGCTCCAGAGACGGCTTTCTCTCCCCACAACAGAAACCAGTAGCAGTCCTGCCAGGGAGAGGCCTTCATCAGCTGTCAGCCAGGCAGAGTTTTCCACCTCCCTGTCTGTTAAGCACACCAATAGCCCTGTTTCTCGGGCTGTCACCCAAGAGAAAAGCTCATCCAGAGAAGGTAACCACAGTGACAATGATGCTGATGCAAAGAGGAAGCGCTTCTGCAACACTTACAACATCCTGAGCAAATCTGGCCTGCTGGACATTGCACTCCGCACAAAGGAGCTCAACAGGCAGAACAGACGCACCCAGAACGACCTAGACCAGCTAAAAGAACACACAGATCTCTTCCTTCAGGCTCTGTACAGTGGTGACACCAGCatctgtgtgaagctgcaggcCAGCCTTCCGGtggaagatggagagaaggatAGAGCTGCTCAGACCAGCTTAAAGGCCGATTAG
- the znf410 gene encoding zinc finger protein 410 encodes MLSDELDSKPELLVQFVQNASIPLVQGLEDSESKRCCLPLLAPAESSLCSPLELTDGSLSHVHASSPSLSEFGGVSARSPLVIQTHHHPQASPSPPPILHDLQQSDSTSYVLLNLAKGITASSESLIFAADGAGEDDEEGVSSGDYGIDGSAPWYLRVQELAHDSLIAATRAQLARDARASQDARAASVSNGDHTHSLPADGDKRELPSRTSRPLSKQILRCSFEGCCRTFTWPAHLKYHLKTHRNDRMFRCGAEGCGKSFYVLQRLQVHMRTHNGEKPFICKEKNCGKKFTTAGNLKNHRRIHTGEKPFLCEADGCGRSFAEYSSLRKHMLVHSGEKPHHCGICGKTFSQSGSRNVHMRKRHGEEGLSSESRETGEALTHSSLLEADGENGDGMVTMTTTVEPMNLHHAMLRSPGSADSVVVLSQPHELVTMTTEDHAYGEDVVALL; translated from the exons ATGCTTTCTGATGAGCTTGACTCCAAACCAGAG CTGCTGGTGCAGTTTGTGCAGAACGCGTCCATCCCGCTGGTGCAGGGACTGGAGGACTCAGAGTCCAAACGCTGCTGCCTGCCTCTGCTGGCTCCAGCTGAGAGCTCGCTGTGCAGCCCACTGGAGCTCACAG ATGGGAGCCTGAGCCATGTGCATGCGAGTTCTCCCTCCCTGTCAGAGTTTGGAGGTGTATCAGCGCGAAGCCCGTTAGTGATCCAGACACACCATCATCCACAGGCTTCACCCAGCCCCCCACCCATCCTCCATGACCTACAGCAGTCAGACAGCACTTCTTACGTCCTGCTGAACCTTGCAAAAG GCATCACAGCCTCCTCAGAGTCCCTAATCTTCGCTGCAGATGGCGCCGGGGAGGATGACGAGGAGGGGGTGTCATCAGGGGACTACGGGATCGATGGCAGTGCTCCCTGGTATCTGCGGGTACAGGAGCTCGCACATGACAGCCTGATTGCCGCCACGCGGGCGCAACTTGCGAGAGATGCCAGGGCCAGCCAGGACGCCAGAGCTGCAAGTGTCAGCAACG gtgaccacacacacagtttgccaGCAGACGGGGACAAGCGTGAGCTGCCGTCTCGGACCAGCCGCCCCCTCTCCAAACAGATCCTCCGCTGCTCGTTTGAGGGATGCTGCAGGACGTTCACTTGGCCGGCTCATCTCAAATACCACCTCAAaacacacag GAACGACCGGATGTTCCGGTGCGGCGCAGAGGGCTGTGGGAAGAGTTTCTACGTTCTGCAGCGGCTGCAGGTTCACATGAGGACTCACAACGGCGAGAAGCCCTTCATCTGCAAGGAGAAGAACTGTGGCAAGAAGTTCACCACGGCTGGAAACTTGAAGAACCACAGGCGTATACACACAG GAGAGAAGCCTTTTCTGTGTGAAGCAGATGGTTGTGGGCGATCCTTTGCAGAGTATTCCAGTCTACGGAAACACATGCTCGTACATTCTG GCGAGAAGCCTCATCACTGCGGGATCTGTGGGAAGACTTTCTCTcagtccggcagcaggaacgtcCACATGAGGAAGAGACACGGAGAGGAGGGGCTCAGCAGTGAAAGCAGAGAAACGG GAGAGGCTCTGACACACAGCAGCCTGCTGGAGGCGGACGGCGAAAATGGAGACGGTATGGTCACCATGACAACGACCGTGGAACCCATGAATCTTCACCACGCCATGCTGAGATCACCAG